Proteins from a genomic interval of Desulfomicrobium macestii:
- a CDS encoding ABC transporter substrate-binding protein, with product MKKIAFILATLLLCATQAQAEKLTVLLDWFVNPDHAPLYVALEKGFFKEHGLEVEIIAPSNPNDPPKLVAAGKADIAVSYQHQHQMQVAEGLPLTRIATLVATPLNSLVVLEDGPIKSIADLKGKTVGYSVGGFETALLKVMLEKEGLTMADVKLVNVNFSLSPSLFTGQTDAVIGAFRNFELNQMDIEGRPGRAFFVEEYGVPAYDELILVAAAAKVADPKLRAFVDALEEGVQYLINHPEESWKLFVSGERSSLDDELNRRAWRDTLPRFALRPGALDNKRYTRFAEFLMREEIVTNVPELDTWAVELR from the coding sequence ATGAAAAAAATCGCCTTTATCCTCGCAACCCTCCTCCTCTGCGCCACCCAGGCCCAGGCCGAAAAGCTGACCGTGCTGCTGGACTGGTTCGTCAACCCCGACCACGCGCCCCTTTACGTGGCCCTGGAGAAAGGCTTCTTCAAGGAACACGGCCTTGAAGTGGAAATCATCGCCCCTTCCAACCCCAACGACCCGCCCAAGCTCGTGGCCGCCGGGAAGGCCGACATTGCCGTATCCTACCAGCATCAGCACCAGATGCAGGTGGCGGAAGGCCTGCCTCTGACGCGCATCGCCACTCTGGTGGCCACGCCGCTCAATTCCCTGGTCGTGCTTGAGGACGGCCCCATCAAGTCCATCGCCGACCTGAAGGGCAAGACCGTCGGCTATTCCGTGGGCGGGTTCGAGACCGCGCTTTTGAAAGTGATGCTCGAAAAGGAAGGTCTGACCATGGCCGACGTCAAGCTGGTCAACGTCAATTTCTCCCTGTCCCCGTCGCTGTTCACGGGTCAGACCGACGCAGTCATCGGCGCGTTCCGCAACTTCGAGCTGAACCAGATGGATATCGAAGGACGCCCTGGACGGGCCTTTTTCGTGGAGGAATACGGGGTTCCGGCCTATGATGAACTGATCCTCGTGGCGGCCGCCGCGAAGGTGGCGGACCCCAAGCTGCGCGCCTTTGTCGATGCCTTGGAGGAAGGGGTGCAGTACCTGATCAATCACCCCGAGGAGAGCTGGAAGCTCTTCGTCTCCGGCGAGCGTTCCAGCCTGGACGACGAACTGAACCGCCGCGCCTGGCGGGACACCCTGCCCCGCTTCGCCCTGCGCCCCGGGGCTCTCGACAACAAGCGCTACACACGTTTCGCGGAGTTTCTGATGCGCGAAGAGATCGTGACCAATGTGCCCGAGCTTGACACATGGGCGGTGGAATTGCGCTAA
- the siaD gene encoding biofilm regulation diguanylate cyclase SiaD, producing the protein MIMPQCPPEDSLERRIEAILGAETPPEGWKEALGVLFERYLDQQRLLDRLTHIADRFQAAERERSQGYLASYEKKVRQLEKIVRISDQYQTMLHQLKERLEHASNYDSLTGLPNRRYMTVRLDEAASRATRKPEGGFAVMIADLDHFKEVNDNFGHAAGDQLLQAVARALELSLREYDMCARWGGEEFLFLFPACDAVSAPVVAERLRQAVTGAQRIRDEIPAPTVSIGFTIHRPGEPVDTTLLRADQALYKAKDAGRNCVAGE; encoded by the coding sequence ATGATCATGCCGCAGTGTCCGCCTGAAGACAGCCTTGAGCGGCGCATCGAGGCCATTCTCGGCGCCGAAACGCCTCCGGAAGGGTGGAAGGAAGCGCTTGGCGTGCTCTTTGAGCGTTACCTCGACCAGCAGCGCCTGCTGGACCGGCTGACCCACATCGCGGACCGTTTTCAGGCCGCCGAACGCGAGCGCAGCCAGGGCTATCTGGCCAGTTACGAAAAGAAAGTCCGGCAGCTGGAAAAAATCGTGCGCATCAGCGACCAGTACCAGACCATGCTGCATCAGCTCAAGGAGCGTCTGGAGCACGCCTCCAACTATGACTCCCTGACAGGCCTGCCCAACCGCCGCTACATGACCGTGCGCCTGGACGAGGCCGCTTCCCGGGCAACGCGAAAACCAGAAGGCGGATTCGCCGTCATGATCGCCGACCTCGACCATTTCAAGGAGGTAAACGACAACTTCGGACACGCCGCCGGGGATCAGCTGCTGCAGGCCGTGGCCCGGGCCCTGGAACTTTCCCTGCGTGAATACGACATGTGCGCGCGCTGGGGCGGAGAGGAATTTCTGTTCCTCTTCCCGGCCTGCGACGCAGTCAGCGCCCCGGTCGTGGCGGAACGACTGCGCCAGGCCGTGACCGGAGCACAAAGAATCCGCGACGAAATTCCCGCCCCGACGGTCAGCATCGGCTTCACGATTCACCGGCCCGGCGAACCCGTGGACACGACCCTGCTGCGCGCGGACCAGGCCCTTTACAAGGCCAAGGACGCCGGGCGGAACTGCGTCGCCGGGGAGTGA
- the thiE gene encoding thiamine phosphate synthase — protein MPDLSLYLVTDRGLSLGRATADIVRAAVTGGVTCVQLREKRCATREFVAEARAVRELLAGTGIPLIINDRIDVALAVGADGVHLGQTDMLIADARRLTGPGMLIGISAECVEDALRAEAEGADYVGVSPVFSTPTKTDTAPALGLDGVAAIRAAVSLPLVGIGGIGPGNAAEVIRAGCDGVAVVSAIVSAPDPREAASRLRTIIRAAKELS, from the coding sequence ATGCCTGATCTGTCCCTGTACCTGGTCACGGACAGGGGGCTGTCCCTTGGCCGCGCCACCGCGGACATCGTCCGCGCCGCCGTGACAGGGGGAGTGACCTGCGTGCAGCTGCGGGAAAAGCGCTGCGCGACCCGCGAATTCGTGGCCGAAGCGCGGGCCGTGCGTGAATTGCTGGCCGGAACCGGCATCCCGCTCATCATCAACGACCGCATCGACGTGGCCCTGGCCGTGGGAGCCGACGGCGTGCACCTGGGCCAGACCGACATGCTCATCGCCGACGCCCGGCGCCTGACGGGTCCGGGCATGCTCATCGGCATCTCGGCCGAGTGCGTGGAGGACGCCCTGCGCGCCGAAGCCGAGGGTGCGGACTACGTGGGCGTGAGCCCCGTCTTCTCCACCCCGACCAAGACCGACACGGCCCCGGCGCTGGGCCTTGACGGCGTGGCCGCCATCCGCGCGGCCGTGTCCCTGCCCCTGGTCGGCATCGGCGGCATCGGCCCGGGCAACGCGGCCGAGGTCATCCGGGCAGGGTGTGACGGCGTCGCCGTGGTCTCGGCCATCGTCTCGGCCCCAGATCCAAGAGAGGCTGCCTCCCGCCTCAGAACCATCATCCGTGCAGCCAAGGAGCTTTCATGA
- a CDS encoding HP0495 family protein, producing the protein MNKPELEFPLHWEYKIIAVRSDEAFAAILDVMKNHGFTETPRASNVSRNGSYVTYTVRMHIESREILDSLGAALAGCEGVKYLL; encoded by the coding sequence ATGAATAAGCCGGAACTCGAGTTTCCCCTGCACTGGGAGTACAAAATCATAGCCGTGCGCAGCGACGAGGCCTTCGCCGCCATCCTCGATGTCATGAAAAATCATGGCTTCACCGAAACTCCCCGCGCCAGCAACGTCTCCCGCAACGGTTCCTACGTGACCTATACCGTACGCATGCACATCGAAAGCCGTGAAATCCTCGACAGCCTCGGCGCCGCCCTGGCGGGCTGCGAGGGCGTAAAGTATCTGCTTTGA
- the thiM gene encoding hydroxyethylthiazole kinase, producing the protein MSDPARKAADNLRALRQNKPLVHNITNFVVMNYTANALLACGASPVMAHAENEVEEMVAYAGALVLNIGSLTDVWVAAMLKAGRRATALGKPIILDPVGSGATTLRTEAAKSILAWTKVSVVRGNASEILSLAGQNATTKGVDSTDSIEDAAKAAGTLARELGTTLAITGPTDLVTDGRRTLVIEGGHSLMPCVTGTGCSATALVGAFHAVDPDPVSAAASALAFLGLAGERAGAQASGPGSFQIHLLDALFNLTPEDLAKECRIHEEHHA; encoded by the coding sequence GTGTCCGATCCAGCCCGCAAGGCCGCAGACAACCTGCGCGCCCTTAGACAAAACAAACCGCTTGTTCACAACATCACCAATTTCGTGGTCATGAACTACACCGCCAACGCCCTTCTGGCCTGCGGCGCGTCTCCGGTCATGGCCCACGCCGAAAACGAAGTCGAAGAGATGGTCGCCTACGCCGGGGCGCTGGTACTGAACATAGGCTCGCTGACCGATGTCTGGGTGGCGGCCATGCTCAAGGCTGGACGCAGGGCCACGGCGCTCGGCAAGCCCATCATCCTCGACCCGGTGGGGTCTGGAGCGACGACCCTGCGCACCGAGGCCGCGAAATCCATCCTGGCCTGGACAAAGGTCAGCGTGGTGCGCGGCAACGCCTCCGAGATTCTGTCCCTGGCCGGACAGAACGCAACCACCAAGGGCGTGGACTCCACGGACTCCATCGAGGACGCGGCCAAGGCTGCCGGGACCCTGGCCCGCGAACTGGGCACCACCCTGGCCATCACCGGCCCCACCGATCTGGTCACCGACGGACGGCGCACGCTGGTCATCGAGGGCGGGCACTCGCTCATGCCCTGCGTCACGGGCACGGGCTGCTCGGCCACTGCCCTGGTCGGCGCCTTCCACGCGGTGGACCCCGACCCCGTCTCCGCCGCCGCCTCTGCCCTGGCCTTCCTGGGACTGGCCGGAGAGAGGGCGGGCGCGCAGGCCTCCGGCCCCGGCTCCTTTCAGATCCATCTCCTGGACGCTCTCTTCAATCTGACGCCCGAGGACCTGGCCAAGGAATGCCGCATCCACGAGGAACACCATGCCTGA
- the thiD gene encoding bifunctional hydroxymethylpyrimidine kinase/phosphomethylpyrimidine kinase → MNQRKYHRVLTIAGSDSGGGAGIQADLKTIAAHGCYGASVITALTAQNTLGVTGIHAVPVEFVAAQMDAVLGDIGADAVKIGMLFSPELIRTVARGLARHGVGIIVLDPVMVAQSGDKLLQDEAIDALKSELIPMATLITPNLPEASVLLGRDIATQAAAMEALTDLAAMGRGSVLVKGGHLESGDSDDILYIGHEKRVVTLPGVRIQTRNNHGTGCTLSSAIASNLARGEDMETAVRNAKEYISEAIRAGAAYVIGQGHGPVHHFHRFFE, encoded by the coding sequence ATGAACCAGCGCAAATATCACCGCGTACTGACCATCGCCGGGTCCGACAGCGGCGGCGGGGCCGGAATCCAGGCCGACCTCAAGACCATCGCGGCCCACGGCTGCTACGGGGCCAGCGTCATCACCGCCCTGACCGCCCAGAACACCCTGGGCGTGACCGGCATCCACGCCGTGCCCGTCGAATTCGTGGCCGCGCAGATGGACGCGGTGCTTGGCGACATCGGGGCCGACGCGGTCAAGATCGGCATGCTCTTCTCCCCGGAACTGATCCGCACCGTGGCCAGGGGGCTGGCCAGACACGGGGTGGGGATCATCGTGCTCGACCCGGTCATGGTCGCCCAGAGCGGGGACAAGCTTTTGCAGGACGAAGCCATCGACGCCCTGAAATCGGAGCTCATCCCCATGGCCACGCTCATCACACCCAACCTGCCCGAAGCCTCGGTGCTGCTCGGCCGGGACATAGCCACGCAGGCGGCGGCCATGGAAGCGCTGACGGACCTCGCGGCCATGGGCCGGGGGAGCGTGCTGGTCAAGGGTGGGCATCTGGAGTCGGGCGACAGCGACGACATCCTGTACATCGGCCATGAAAAGCGCGTCGTGACCCTGCCGGGCGTGCGCATCCAGACCCGCAACAACCACGGCACGGGCTGTACCCTGTCCTCGGCCATCGCCTCGAACCTGGCCAGGGGCGAAGACATGGAAACGGCCGTGCGCAACGCCAAGGAATACATCAGCGAAGCCATCCGGGCCGGAGCCGCCTACGTCATCGGCCAGGGACACGGGCCGGTGCATCACTTCCACCGGTTCTTCGAATAG
- a CDS encoding multidrug effflux MFS transporter: MTIPAPLKIRALLILALLAAFPPLSTDMYLPALPTMVETWQTTEAVINLTLVGFFISFSLALLFYGPLSDRYGRKPVLLGGISLYVLSCLVCAQAQSPTALIVGRILQGMGAASAATLSLAMTKDYFVGAERERALAHMAVIVSLAPMLAPVLGGIMLTFADWSVIFLAQMVLGVVAICGVWRLKEPAPATTRTLAQVMGGYLRLMCNLRFMTQCTLIALGMTPLFCFIGGSSFIFVTYFGLSEQEYSYFFAFNSAALMLGFWICGRLLKRMPGFRIILLGYAGILISSAALALCSGLGPWGMALPMAFLTLSLGMSRPPSSNFLLEQVKQDAGSAASLIMFTYFVGGATAMWFIALPWDNKILTLALVGMATSALVLVLLPRLERTKQE, translated from the coding sequence ATGACAATACCAGCCCCACTCAAAATACGCGCCCTGCTCATTCTGGCCCTGCTCGCGGCATTTCCGCCGCTGTCCACGGACATGTATCTGCCAGCCCTGCCCACTATGGTCGAGACCTGGCAGACCACGGAAGCGGTCATCAACCTGACCCTGGTCGGCTTTTTCATCAGCTTCAGCCTGGCGCTGCTCTTCTACGGCCCCCTCTCGGACCGCTATGGGCGAAAGCCGGTGCTCCTGGGCGGCATATCCCTCTATGTCCTTTCCTGTCTGGTCTGCGCCCAGGCCCAGAGCCCCACGGCCCTGATCGTGGGGCGCATCCTGCAGGGCATGGGCGCGGCCTCGGCGGCAACCCTGTCCCTGGCCATGACCAAGGACTATTTCGTGGGCGCGGAACGCGAGCGGGCCCTGGCACACATGGCCGTCATAGTTTCCCTGGCCCCCATGCTCGCGCCCGTGCTCGGCGGCATCATGCTCACCTTCGCCGACTGGTCGGTCATCTTCCTCGCCCAGATGGTCCTTGGCGTCGTGGCCATCTGCGGTGTCTGGAGACTCAAGGAGCCGGCCCCGGCCACGACCCGCACCCTGGCCCAGGTCATGGGCGGCTACCTGCGGCTCATGTGTAACCTGCGCTTCATGACGCAATGCACCCTCATCGCCTTGGGCATGACACCGCTTTTCTGTTTCATTGGCGGATCTTCCTTCATCTTCGTGACCTATTTCGGTCTGAGCGAGCAGGAATACAGCTATTTCTTCGCCTTCAACTCGGCCGCGCTCATGCTCGGTTTCTGGATCTGCGGCAGGCTGCTGAAACGCATGCCCGGATTTCGCATCATCCTGCTCGGCTATGCCGGAATCCTGATCAGCTCGGCGGCCCTGGCCCTGTGCTCCGGCCTCGGCCCCTGGGGCATGGCCCTGCCCATGGCCTTCCTGACCCTGAGCCTTGGCATGTCGCGCCCGCCGAGCAGCAACTTCCTGCTCGAGCAGGTCAAACAGGACGCAGGCTCGGCGGCCTCCCTCATCATGTTCACGTATTTCGTTGGCGGCGCCACGGCCATGTGGTTCATCGCCCTGCCCTGGGACAACAAGATCCTTACCCTGGCCCTGGTCGGCATGGCCACGAGCGCCCTTGTCCTGGTATTGCTGCCGAGGCTGGAACGGACGAAGCAGGAGTGA
- a CDS encoding Fic family protein — translation MNDKVAYCPPFSITPQILNLVAGISEAVGRLTALSEKAGSSRLRRINRVRTIRGSLAIEGNTLSEAQITAILEGKRVIAPPREVQEVKNALAAYDLFGTWRPESEPDLLEAHRVLMSGLIDDAGRYRSGGVGVMTGQRVVHMAPPASRVPQLMGDLFQWLAATDAHPLIVGSVFHYEFEFIHPFADGNGRMGRLWQNLILANWHPLFTDIPVESLVFDHQRDYYQALQESTAQADSAPFITFMLQMILETISSVTPQVTPQVGELLAALRTEMSREALQSALGLKDRKSFRERYLGPALAAGLIEMTLPSKPNSRLQKYRLREKGRQFLADQANK, via the coding sequence ATGAACGACAAAGTTGCATACTGCCCGCCTTTTTCCATAACTCCGCAGATTCTGAACCTGGTCGCCGGGATCAGCGAGGCTGTCGGCCGGTTGACCGCGCTCTCGGAAAAGGCCGGCTCCTCGCGGCTGCGGCGCATCAACCGTGTCCGCACCATTCGTGGTTCACTCGCCATAGAGGGGAATACCCTAAGTGAAGCGCAGATCACAGCGATTTTGGAGGGCAAGCGGGTCATTGCCCCGCCCCGGGAGGTGCAGGAGGTTAAAAACGCGTTGGCCGCTTACGATCTCTTCGGAACCTGGCGGCCGGAAAGCGAGCCGGACCTGCTCGAAGCGCATCGTGTCCTGATGTCCGGCCTGATCGACGACGCGGGCAGATACAGGAGCGGCGGAGTGGGGGTGATGACGGGCCAGCGGGTGGTCCACATGGCGCCCCCGGCGAGTCGTGTGCCGCAGCTGATGGGCGACCTGTTTCAGTGGCTGGCGGCAACGGACGCCCACCCGCTCATCGTCGGTTCGGTCTTTCATTACGAGTTCGAGTTCATCCATCCCTTTGCCGACGGCAACGGCCGCATGGGACGCCTGTGGCAGAACCTGATTCTGGCGAACTGGCATCCGCTGTTCACGGACATACCGGTGGAAAGCCTCGTTTTCGACCATCAGCGCGACTATTATCAGGCCTTGCAGGAGAGCACCGCGCAGGCTGACTCCGCTCCGTTCATCACCTTCATGCTGCAGATGATTCTGGAGACGATTTCTTCCGTCACCCCCCAGGTCACCCCCCAAGTCGGCGAACTGCTTGCGGCGCTCCGCACGGAAATGAGCCGCGAAGCCCTGCAGTCCGCCCTGGGGCTCAAGGATCGCAAATCGTTCCGCGAGCGGTATCTGGGGCCTGCGTTGGCCGCTGGCCTGATTGAAATGACTCTCCCATCCAAGCCCAACAGCCGCTTGCAGAAGTACCGTCTGAGGGAAAAGGGGCGACAGTTTTTGGCGGATCAAGCCAATAAATAA
- a CDS encoding ABC transporter permease codes for MNFLRPFILAVGIVIMWQVLVILTGAPTYILPGPLPVATALIEKFPLLLSHLGTTLTEILLGLALGTVLGSSAALVMILSPLLKRWMLPVLVISQAIPVFALAPILVLWLGYGMASKVAMAVLIIFFPVASSFYSGMQRTEPDLLEMARIMGARPLAVLRTIIIPSALPAFAAGLRVATAVAPIGAVVGEWVGSSAGLGFYMLHANARMQIDVMFAALTVLAGTSLTLYFIIDRLLNRLIYWQPKHGMQ; via the coding sequence ATGAACTTCTTGCGTCCCTTCATTCTTGCCGTCGGCATTGTGATCATGTGGCAGGTTCTGGTCATCCTGACCGGTGCTCCGACGTACATCCTGCCCGGCCCCCTGCCTGTCGCCACGGCCCTGATCGAAAAGTTTCCGCTGCTCCTCTCGCATCTGGGCACGACCCTGACCGAGATCCTGCTTGGTCTGGCCCTGGGCACGGTCCTTGGAAGCAGCGCGGCCCTGGTCATGATCCTCTCGCCGCTGCTGAAGCGCTGGATGCTGCCCGTCCTGGTGATCAGCCAGGCCATCCCGGTCTTCGCCCTGGCTCCCATCCTGGTGCTGTGGCTCGGCTACGGCATGGCCTCCAAGGTAGCCATGGCGGTGCTGATCATCTTCTTCCCGGTGGCGTCGTCCTTTTACTCGGGCATGCAGCGCACCGAACCCGACCTGCTGGAGATGGCCCGCATCATGGGCGCAAGGCCCCTGGCCGTGCTGCGCACCATCATCATCCCCTCGGCCCTGCCCGCCTTCGCGGCCGGGCTGCGCGTGGCCACGGCCGTGGCGCCCATCGGAGCCGTGGTCGGGGAATGGGTCGGGTCCAGCGCGGGCCTTGGCTTCTACATGCTCCACGCCAACGCCCGCATGCAGATCGACGTCATGTTCGCGGCCCTGACCGTTCTGGCGGGCACGTCCTTGACGCTCTATTTCATAATCGACCGACTGCTGAACAGGCTGATTTACTGGCAGCCAAAACATGGGATGCAATGA
- a CDS encoding L-serine ammonia-lyase, whose product MESIREIYRIGAGPSSSHTMGPKLAAEQFRARVKGAASFQVVLYESLAATGKGHLTDKAIREALAPFPVEILWAQDRQQPEHPNAMDFTALDENGRVLDSWTVFSIGGGALRDRGSTFATPQIYPLQSLTEIMELCGEEGITYWEFVARHEGEDIWNFLEEIRAAMKSCVERGLTTEGVLPGGLGLARKASSYHQKTLLGGAEMRRTGLLAAYALAVSEENASGGTVVTAPTCGASGVLPSVLRYLKENMKARPRSILQALATAGLIGLIIKNNASISGAEVGCQGEVGSACAMAAAAAAQLMGGTIRQIEYAAEMGLEHHLGLTCDPVGGLVQIPCIERNAMAASKAISIAHMALLSDGSHCIPFDEVVRVMKETGHDLPSLYRETSHGGLAKAYGERKEKRGSA is encoded by the coding sequence ATGGAATCCATCCGGGAAATATATCGAATTGGCGCAGGTCCTTCCAGCAGCCACACCATGGGCCCCAAGCTCGCCGCCGAGCAATTTCGGGCCCGCGTCAAGGGGGCGGCCTCCTTTCAGGTAGTCTTGTACGAGAGCCTTGCCGCCACCGGCAAGGGGCATCTCACCGACAAGGCCATCCGGGAAGCCCTGGCTCCCTTCCCCGTCGAAATTCTCTGGGCACAGGACCGGCAGCAGCCCGAACATCCCAACGCCATGGACTTCACGGCCCTGGACGAAAACGGCCGGGTCCTGGACAGCTGGACTGTTTTCAGCATCGGCGGCGGCGCCCTGCGCGACAGGGGCTCGACCTTCGCCACGCCCCAGATCTATCCGTTGCAGAGTCTCACGGAAATCATGGAGCTTTGCGGCGAGGAAGGCATCACCTACTGGGAATTCGTGGCCCGTCACGAAGGCGAGGACATCTGGAACTTCCTTGAAGAGATCCGGGCCGCCATGAAAAGCTGCGTGGAACGGGGCCTGACCACCGAGGGCGTGCTGCCCGGCGGCCTGGGACTGGCCCGCAAGGCCAGCTCGTACCACCAGAAGACCCTGCTTGGTGGAGCCGAGATGCGCCGGACCGGACTTCTGGCCGCGTATGCCCTTGCGGTGTCCGAAGAAAACGCCTCCGGAGGGACCGTCGTCACCGCGCCGACCTGCGGCGCGAGCGGCGTCTTGCCCTCCGTGCTGCGCTACCTGAAGGAAAACATGAAGGCCAGACCCAGATCCATCCTGCAGGCACTGGCCACGGCCGGACTGATCGGACTGATCATCAAGAACAACGCGTCCATCTCAGGAGCCGAGGTCGGCTGTCAGGGCGAAGTCGGTTCGGCCTGCGCCATGGCCGCCGCGGCCGCGGCCCAACTCATGGGCGGCACCATCCGCCAGATCGAATATGCCGCCGAGATGGGACTTGAGCATCACCTGGGCCTGACCTGCGACCCCGTCGGGGGACTGGTCCAGATACCCTGCATAGAACGCAACGCCATGGCCGCCTCCAAGGCGATCAGCATCGCGCACATGGCGCTTTTATCGGACGGCTCGCACTGCATCCCCTTTGACGAAGTGGTGCGAGTCATGAAAGAAACAGGACACGACCTGCCAAGCCTCTACCGGGAAACATCCCACGGGGGCCTGGCCAAAGCATATGGCGAACGCAAGGAAAAACGAGGATCCGCATGA
- a CDS encoding ABC transporter ATP-binding protein, protein MYAPATAQAAPGIALEGISLDFEGRPLFADLSLTLGGGRTTCILGPSGCGKSTLLKLMAGAPNLDFSGQVRFGSGGTGSTQVAWMSQNDLLLPWLTLRDSVLLGARLRGELSPEKRARALELIHEAGLAGYEDKLPEALSGGMRQRGALLRTLMEERPVILMDEPFSALDALTRVRLQNLSARLTVGATVVLVTHDPMEALRLGHDIIVLGGTPVRVLETMEPAGPPPREAGSSEVTGLYAGLLRRLMNGEAA, encoded by the coding sequence GTGTACGCTCCCGCCACCGCGCAGGCCGCACCAGGCATCGCCCTTGAAGGCATCTCCCTCGATTTCGAGGGCCGACCGCTGTTCGCGGACCTGAGCCTGACCCTCGGGGGCGGACGGACGACCTGCATCCTGGGGCCGAGCGGATGCGGCAAATCGACCCTCCTGAAGCTCATGGCCGGTGCTCCAAACCTCGACTTCTCCGGGCAGGTCCGTTTTGGCTCCGGCGGGACAGGCTCGACACAGGTGGCCTGGATGAGCCAGAACGACCTGCTCCTGCCCTGGCTGACCCTGCGGGACAGCGTCCTGCTCGGAGCCAGGCTCCGGGGCGAACTCTCGCCCGAAAAGCGGGCCAGGGCCCTGGAACTGATCCACGAGGCGGGCCTGGCCGGATACGAGGACAAGCTGCCCGAGGCCCTGTCCGGAGGCATGCGTCAGCGCGGAGCGCTCCTGCGCACCCTCATGGAAGAGCGCCCCGTCATCCTCATGGACGAGCCCTTCTCCGCCCTGGACGCCCTGACCCGCGTGCGGCTGCAGAACCTTTCCGCGCGTCTGACCGTGGGCGCGACCGTGGTGCTGGTCACCCACGATCCCATGGAGGCCCTGCGCCTGGGCCACGACATCATCGTGCTCGGGGGCACGCCGGTGCGGGTACTCGAAACCATGGAGCCCGCCGGCCCGCCCCCGCGCGAGGCCGGAAGTTCCGAAGTGACCGGCCTGTACGCGGGGCTGCTGAGAAGGCTGATGAACGGGGAGGCGGCATGA
- a CDS encoding APC family permease, which translates to MGSELNKKFGLFTAIAMVVGIVIGSGVFFKAEKILTATGGNLPLGILAWIIGGFIMISCAYTFSLMATKYERVNGIVDYAEAAMGKKYGYYVGWFMALIYYPTLTAVLAWVSARYTAVLFGWDITGGECMTISGFFLVASYALNALSPVLAGKFQVTTTVIKLIPLLLMAVVGTVFGLDNGMIMQNFTTSVVEVDPVIAVFTAVVATSFAYEGWIIATSINAELRDSKRNLPLALMVGTFTVMVVYILYYVGLAGAVTNQTLMEGGQEGAKLAFETVFSSLGGTLIFVFVIISCLGTLNGLMLGCTRGIYSISARNQGPRPFMYRQIDNATNMPTNSAVLGVLLSAFWLVYFYGANLTKPWFGFFCFDPSELPIVTIYALYIPIFLVFMKKEADLSVFKRYIMPSLAVFGSLFMMFAACFSHGMAVVAYLVIFGVIMLGGAFFSREREF; encoded by the coding sequence ATGGGATCTGAGTTGAACAAGAAGTTCGGCCTTTTTACCGCGATTGCGATGGTCGTAGGCATTGTCATCGGCAGCGGCGTTTTTTTCAAGGCGGAAAAAATTCTCACCGCCACCGGCGGCAATCTGCCCCTGGGGATTCTTGCCTGGATCATCGGCGGATTCATCATGATTTCTTGCGCCTACACATTCTCTCTCATGGCCACCAAGTATGAGCGTGTGAACGGCATCGTCGACTACGCCGAAGCCGCCATGGGCAAGAAATACGGCTATTACGTCGGCTGGTTCATGGCCCTCATCTACTATCCGACCCTGACCGCTGTCCTGGCCTGGGTCTCGGCCCGCTACACGGCCGTCCTTTTTGGATGGGACATCACCGGAGGCGAGTGCATGACCATCTCCGGCTTCTTTTTGGTGGCAAGCTACGCCCTGAACGCCCTGTCGCCCGTCCTGGCCGGAAAATTCCAGGTCACCACGACCGTGATCAAGCTCATCCCGCTTTTGCTCATGGCGGTGGTCGGCACCGTCTTCGGTCTGGACAACGGCATGATAATGCAGAATTTCACCACTTCCGTGGTTGAAGTCGATCCGGTCATCGCGGTGTTCACTGCCGTCGTGGCCACGTCTTTTGCCTACGAAGGCTGGATCATCGCCACCAGCATCAACGCGGAACTCAGGGATTCCAAAAGGAATCTCCCCCTGGCCCTGATGGTGGGCACCTTCACGGTCATGGTCGTGTACATACTGTACTACGTCGGCCTGGCGGGCGCGGTCACCAACCAGACCCTCATGGAAGGCGGTCAGGAAGGCGCGAAGCTGGCCTTTGAAACCGTCTTTTCAAGCCTTGGCGGAACGCTCATCTTCGTCTTTGTCATCATTTCCTGCCTTGGCACCTTGAATGGCCTGATGCTCGGATGTACCCGCGGTATCTACTCCATCTCCGCCAGAAACCAGGGCCCGCGCCCGTTCATGTACAGGCAGATCGACAACGCCACGAACATGCCCACCAACTCCGCCGTGCTGGGGGTGCTGCTGTCCGCATTCTGGCTGGTGTATTTCTACGGTGCTAACCTCACCAAACCGTGGTTCGGATTTTTCTGCTTTGATCCCTCGGAACTTCCGATCGTCACGATCTATGCCCTTTATATCCCGATTTTCCTGGTGTTCATGAAAAAGGAAGCCGATCTTTCGGTGTTCAAGCGCTACATCATGCCCTCTCTGGCCGTATTCGGCAGCCTGTTCATGATGTTCGCCGCCTGCTTCTCGCATGGCATGGCCGTTGTGGCGTACCTTGTCATCTTCGGCGTGATCATGCTGGGCGGTGCTTTCTTTTCGCGGGAGCGCGAGTTTTAG